The Rhodoferax sediminis genome has a segment encoding these proteins:
- a CDS encoding TorD/DmsD family molecular chaperone: MSLPLPLEISPGSALDEETARAEVYGLLAQLLYAPPEPPLLAQLRVAATETPAAGAFLEEPWRDLVAAARGMSDVAIHNEYDALFGGVGKPEVYVFGSHYLSGFLNEKPLAALRGDLARLGLARDEAMPETEDHIAYVCEVMRYLIAGDDVAVANLTHQRQFFGDHLQPWVTPLCDAVAAHPKARFYAVLSAFMRAFFSVESQGFDMLP, from the coding sequence ATGAGCCTGCCCCTTCCTCTTGAAATCAGCCCCGGTTCGGCGCTCGACGAAGAAACTGCCCGGGCCGAAGTGTACGGCCTGCTGGCGCAGCTTTTGTATGCGCCGCCTGAGCCCCCGTTGCTGGCGCAGCTGCGCGTGGCCGCGACCGAAACGCCGGCCGCGGGCGCTTTTCTTGAAGAGCCCTGGCGCGATCTTGTGGCGGCTGCACGCGGCATGAGCGACGTCGCGATCCACAACGAATACGATGCCCTGTTCGGGGGCGTCGGCAAGCCCGAGGTCTATGTCTTCGGGTCGCACTACCTCAGCGGGTTTTTGAACGAGAAGCCGCTGGCGGCCTTGCGCGGCGACCTGGCCCGGCTGGGGCTCGCGCGTGACGAGGCCATGCCGGAGACCGAAGACCACATTGCCTATGTCTGCGAGGTGATGCGCTACCTGATCGCGGGGGACGATGTGGCGGTGGCCAATCTGACGCACCAGAGGCAGTTCTTCGGCGACCACCTGCAGCCGTGGGTCACGCCTTTGTGCGATGCCGTCGCGGCGCATCCCAAGGCAAGGTTCTATGCGGTTCTGTCGGCGTTCATGCGCGCTTTTTTCAGCGTCGAATCGCAAGGCTTCGACATGCTGCCGTGA
- a CDS encoding formate dehydrogenase subunit alpha, producing the protein MLLTKKQSAAPGAASSPFVHSLRRGLSQALPTMDRRGFLRRSGLGVGVGIAATELVLVRRARAAEGSAGVDGSKIQVKRTVCTHCSVGCAIDAVIENGVWVRQEPVFDSPLNLGAHCAKGAAVREHGHGEYRLRYPMKLVNGKYERISWDTALGEISTKMLDLRKASGQDSVYWIGSSKHNNEQSYLLRKFVSLWGSNNCDHQARICHSTTVAGVANTWGYGAMTNSYNDMQNSKCALYIGSNAAEAHPVSMLHMLHAKENGCKMIVVDPRFTRTAAKADEYVRIRSGSDIPFLFGVLYHIFKNGWEDQKYINDRVYGMDQVKADVLAKWTPDKVFDACGVKEEQMLRVATMMSENRPSTLVWCMGQTQHSIGNAMVRASCIVQLALGNVGKSGGGANIFRGHDNVQGATDIGPNPDSLPGYYGITEGSWKHFAKAWDVDYEWIKGRFASTAMMTKPGITVSRWIDGVLEKNELIDQDANLRGVVFWGHSPNSQTRGLEMKRAMDKLDLLVVVDPYPSATAAMAAMPGRAEDLNPNRAVYLLPAATQFETSGSVTASNRSLQWREKVIEPLWESRSDHMIMHQFAEKLGFAKELSKNYKMQKVRGMDEPVPEDILREINRSCWSIGYTGQSPERLKAHMRNMNVFDVKTLKAKTGKDKETGYDLTGDYFGLPWPCYGTPELKHPGSPNLYDTSKHVMDGGGNFRANFGVERDGVNLLAEDGSHSLGADITTGYPEFDHVLLKKLGWWSELTDAERAAADGKNWKTDPSGGIIRVVMKNHGCYPFGNAKARALVWNFPDAIPQHREPIYSTRPDLVAKYPTHDDKKTFWRLPTLYKTLQDKNVADKLYEKFPLIMTSGRLVEYEGGGEETRSNPWLAELQQEMFAEINPKVAADKGVRHGERIWVSTPTGARLNVQAHVTESVGPDTVFLPFHFSGHWQGADMLAYYPSGAHPVVRGEAANTGTTYGYDSVTMMQETKTTICNVEKA; encoded by the coding sequence ATGTTGCTGACCAAGAAGCAGAGCGCCGCGCCCGGCGCCGCCAGTTCCCCTTTTGTGCACAGCCTGCGCCGCGGTTTGTCGCAGGCGTTGCCCACCATGGACCGTCGCGGGTTTCTGCGTCGCTCGGGGCTTGGCGTGGGCGTGGGCATTGCCGCCACCGAGCTGGTCCTGGTGAGGAGAGCGCGTGCGGCGGAGGGCTCGGCCGGCGTGGATGGCAGCAAGATCCAGGTCAAACGCACCGTCTGCACGCACTGCTCCGTGGGCTGCGCGATCGATGCCGTGATTGAAAACGGTGTCTGGGTACGTCAGGAGCCGGTGTTCGATTCCCCGCTCAATCTCGGTGCCCATTGCGCCAAGGGCGCCGCGGTGCGCGAGCACGGGCATGGCGAATATCGCCTGCGCTACCCAATGAAGCTGGTGAATGGCAAATACGAGCGCATCAGCTGGGACACGGCGCTGGGCGAGATCAGCACGAAGATGCTGGATTTGCGCAAGGCCAGCGGCCAGGACTCCGTTTACTGGATTGGTTCCTCCAAACACAACAACGAGCAGTCTTATCTGCTGCGCAAGTTTGTCAGCCTGTGGGGCAGCAACAACTGCGACCACCAGGCCCGCATCTGCCACTCGACCACGGTGGCCGGCGTCGCCAACACCTGGGGCTACGGTGCGATGACCAATTCGTACAACGACATGCAAAACAGCAAATGCGCGTTGTACATCGGCTCCAATGCTGCCGAGGCGCATCCCGTGAGCATGCTGCACATGCTGCACGCGAAAGAAAACGGCTGCAAGATGATTGTGGTGGATCCACGCTTTACCCGCACGGCCGCCAAGGCGGACGAGTACGTGCGCATCCGGTCGGGCTCCGATATTCCGTTTTTGTTCGGCGTGCTGTACCACATCTTCAAGAATGGATGGGAAGACCAGAAGTACATCAACGACCGTGTTTACGGCATGGACCAGGTGAAGGCAGACGTGCTCGCCAAGTGGACGCCCGACAAGGTGTTTGACGCCTGCGGCGTCAAAGAAGAGCAGATGCTGCGTGTCGCGACCATGATGAGCGAGAACCGGCCCAGCACCCTGGTGTGGTGCATGGGCCAGACCCAGCACAGCATTGGCAACGCCATGGTGCGCGCCTCGTGCATCGTGCAACTGGCCCTGGGCAACGTCGGCAAATCGGGCGGCGGCGCGAATATTTTCCGCGGCCATGACAACGTGCAGGGCGCGACCGACATCGGCCCCAATCCTGATTCCCTGCCCGGGTATTACGGCATCACCGAGGGCTCGTGGAAGCACTTTGCCAAGGCCTGGGACGTGGACTACGAGTGGATCAAGGGCCGCTTTGCATCGACCGCCATGATGACCAAGCCCGGCATCACTGTATCGCGCTGGATCGACGGCGTTCTCGAGAAAAACGAGTTGATCGACCAGGACGCCAATTTGCGCGGCGTCGTGTTCTGGGGGCACTCACCCAACTCCCAGACGCGTGGCCTGGAAATGAAGCGGGCCATGGACAAGCTTGATCTGCTGGTGGTGGTGGATCCATATCCGTCCGCGACGGCGGCGATGGCGGCCATGCCGGGCAGGGCCGAGGACTTGAACCCCAATCGTGCGGTTTATCTGCTGCCGGCGGCGACCCAGTTCGAGACCAGCGGCTCGGTCACGGCGTCCAACCGCTCGCTGCAGTGGCGCGAAAAAGTGATCGAGCCGCTGTGGGAGTCCCGCAGTGACCACATGATCATGCACCAGTTTGCCGAGAAACTGGGTTTTGCCAAGGAGCTGTCGAAGAACTACAAGATGCAGAAGGTCAGGGGCATGGACGAGCCTGTGCCGGAAGACATCCTGCGCGAAATCAACCGGTCCTGCTGGAGCATCGGTTACACCGGCCAGAGCCCCGAGCGGCTCAAGGCCCACATGCGCAACATGAATGTGTTCGATGTGAAAACGCTCAAGGCCAAAACCGGCAAGGACAAGGAGACCGGCTACGACCTGACAGGTGACTATTTTGGCCTGCCCTGGCCCTGCTATGGCACGCCCGAACTCAAGCACCCGGGCTCACCCAACCTGTACGACACATCCAAGCACGTGATGGATGGTGGTGGCAACTTCCGCGCCAACTTTGGGGTGGAGCGCGATGGCGTCAATCTGCTGGCCGAAGACGGCTCGCATTCTTTGGGCGCCGACATCACGACGGGTTACCCCGAGTTCGACCATGTGCTGCTGAAGAAGCTGGGCTGGTGGAGCGAACTGACCGACGCGGAGCGGGCCGCGGCCGATGGCAAGAACTGGAAGACCGACCCTTCTGGCGGCATCATTCGCGTCGTCATGAAAAACCACGGCTGCTATCCGTTCGGCAACGCCAAGGCGCGCGCACTGGTGTGGAATTTCCCGGATGCGATACCACAGCATCGCGAGCCGATCTACAGCACGCGCCCGGACCTGGTCGCCAAGTACCCCACGCACGACGACAAGAAAACCTTCTGGCGGCTACCCACGCTGTACAAGACTTTGCAGGACAAGAACGTGGCCGACAAGCTGTACGAGAAATTCCCGCTCATCATGACTTCCGGCCGGCTGGTGGAATACGAGGGTGGCGGTGAAGAGACCCGCTCGAACCCGTGGCTGGCCGAGCTGCAGCAGGAGATGTTTGCCGAGATCAACCCGAAGGTGGCCGCCGACAAAGGCGTGCGCCATGGCGAGCGCATCTGGGTCAGCACCCCGACCGGTGCCAGGTTGAACGTGCAGGCGCACGTGACCGAGAGCGTCGGCCCCGACACGGTGTTCCTGC
- a CDS encoding formate dehydrogenase yields the protein MSQPESNKLSRRILFAGAGTAGAVAAVASLIPAVHKTQALPVQPKAAPAKGGGYSLTDHVKRYYKTTLV from the coding sequence ATGAGTCAGCCTGAGAGCAACAAGCTATCGCGTCGCATCCTGTTTGCCGGTGCGGGCACTGCCGGCGCTGTCGCTGCGGTGGCGAGTTTGATACCTGCGGTCCACAAGACCCAGGCCTTGCCGGTCCAGCCCAAGGCGGCGCCGGCCAAAGGCGGCGGCTACAGCCTGACGGACCACGTCAAGCGCTATTACAAAACCACCCTCGTTTAA
- a CDS encoding DUF3306 domain-containing protein — protein sequence MTDGFLGRWSRRKADAREGKPLPEPAPPPVAPESPPAPSADDPATKAGLEATAAVATDVSVPPQSPPLSLDDVKSLTPTSNFTPFMESGVTPEVRNAAMKKLFADPHYNVMDRLDTYIDDYSQPDPIPAAMLRQMVGAKFLKLFGGEENQHTTVRDDADNPTVQSVAQFGGTTDQPTEEDLSQPAPAQTLASAPAHEPSPPDHADTHLRLQPDDAAGVEDPRRGAS from the coding sequence GTGACCGACGGTTTTCTGGGCCGCTGGTCGCGCCGCAAGGCGGACGCGCGCGAAGGCAAGCCCCTGCCCGAGCCGGCGCCGCCGCCGGTAGCACCAGAGTCGCCGCCGGCGCCGTCCGCGGATGATCCCGCCACGAAAGCAGGGCTCGAGGCCACAGCGGCGGTGGCGACCGATGTCTCGGTGCCGCCGCAATCGCCGCCGTTGTCGCTGGACGACGTGAAGAGCCTCACGCCCACATCCAACTTCACGCCGTTCATGGAGTCTGGGGTGACCCCCGAGGTCCGGAACGCCGCGATGAAAAAGCTCTTTGCCGACCCGCACTACAACGTGATGGACCGGCTCGACACCTACATCGACGACTACTCGCAGCCCGATCCGATCCCTGCGGCCATGCTGCGGCAAATGGTTGGCGCCAAATTCCTCAAGCTGTTTGGTGGCGAAGAGAATCAGCACACAACAGTGCGGGATGATGCGGATAACCCCACAGTCCAATCCGTGGCACAGTTTGGTGGAACCACCGATCAACCGACTGAAGAGGACCTCAGCCAGCCTGCACCTGCCCAGACCCTGGCGTCTGCGCCGGCGCACGAGCCAAGCCCCCCAGACCATGCCGACACTCATTTGCGATTGCAACCAGACGATGCCGCTGGCGTCGAAGACCCTCGGCGCGGCGCTTCATGA
- a CDS encoding molybdopterin-dependent oxidoreductase, with amino-acid sequence MSPVAQVAVAVQAHQSTPRTVDFVLDGRPVTAFEGESILQAAERHGVEIPRLCYSTGLRADGNCRACVVEIQGERTLAPSCCRSVTAGMDVKAVSERALKSQKMVLEMLLSDMPEQGYKWNDSVRPETVAGVEQASAEHDTVGQHGELSQWAAQMNVTVRPALKALRRSQPAADMSHPAMAVNLDTCIQCTRCVRACREVQVNDVIGYALRGSQSQIVFDLGDPMGDSTCVGCGECVQACPTGALSPKTQIGSQAVDKKVDSVCPFCGVGCLLTYNVKDNTIVSVDGRDGPANHGRLCVKGRFGFDYAHHEQRLTTPLIRKPGVPKDPAALTGRSGDWRAVFREATWDEALTLAAGKLKDLRDGHGKKALAGFGSAKGSNEEAYLFQKLVRTGFGSNNVDHCTRLCHASSVAALLEGVGSGAVSNQVSDVALAGLILVIGSNPTANHPVAATWMKNAAKNGTKIVLADPRVTDLGKHAWRTLQFKADTDVAMLNALIHTVIEEGLVDEEFIRTRASNFEALRDNVKGYSPEAMAPICGIPAQTLREVAREYARPSGTRKGAMILWGMGISQHVHGTDNARCLIALASVTGQIGKPGTGLHPLRGQNNVQGASDAGLIPMMFPNYQLVSDRAAHQWFENFWGQPLDDQPGYTVVEIMHKVLAPESDPHKIRGMYIMGENPAMSDPDLNHARHALASLEHLVVQDIFMTETAWLADVVLPATAWPEKTGTVSNTDRMVQLGRQAIEPPGDARPDLWIIQQIANRMGLNWNYVDAGPPPGAVAPSGGSAAHAVASVGASSSGEHSGVAAVYEEMRQAMHAAISGITWERLQRESSVTYPCQGADDPGQPTVFIDRFDTPDGRVKLVPADIIPANERPDADYPFVLITGRQLEHWHTGSMTRRASVLDAIEPMATASMCGADLTALRLQAGDVITVQSRRGAVALHVRRDDGTPQGAVFIPFAYYEAAANLMTNAALDPVGKIPEFKYCAVAVRRGGDVAAVAGYGTGALA; translated from the coding sequence ATGAGCCCGGTCGCCCAGGTTGCCGTGGCCGTTCAGGCCCACCAGTCCACGCCGCGCACTGTCGACTTTGTGCTGGACGGCCGGCCCGTCACCGCGTTCGAGGGCGAGTCCATCCTCCAGGCCGCCGAACGCCACGGCGTCGAGATCCCGCGTCTGTGCTATTCGACCGGCCTGCGCGCCGACGGCAACTGCCGCGCCTGCGTCGTCGAGATCCAGGGCGAGCGCACGCTGGCCCCGAGCTGCTGCCGCAGCGTCACTGCGGGCATGGACGTCAAGGCCGTCAGCGAACGCGCCCTCAAGAGCCAGAAGATGGTGCTGGAGATGCTGCTGTCCGACATGCCGGAGCAGGGCTACAAGTGGAATGACAGCGTTCGCCCCGAGACGGTCGCAGGCGTCGAGCAGGCTTCAGCAGAACATGACACGGTGGGCCAGCATGGCGAACTCAGCCAGTGGGCTGCGCAGATGAACGTGACGGTGCGCCCCGCATTGAAGGCGCTGCGCCGCTCGCAGCCCGCCGCCGATATGTCGCACCCCGCCATGGCCGTCAACCTAGATACCTGTATCCAGTGCACGCGCTGCGTGCGCGCCTGCCGTGAGGTACAGGTCAACGACGTGATCGGCTACGCGCTGCGCGGCTCGCAAAGCCAGATCGTGTTCGATCTGGGCGACCCGATGGGCGACAGCACCTGTGTCGGGTGCGGCGAATGCGTGCAGGCGTGCCCGACCGGGGCCCTTAGCCCGAAGACGCAGATTGGCTCGCAGGCGGTGGACAAAAAGGTCGACTCGGTCTGCCCGTTCTGCGGCGTCGGCTGCCTGCTGACCTACAACGTCAAGGACAACACCATCGTCAGCGTGGACGGGCGCGATGGCCCGGCGAACCACGGCCGCCTGTGCGTCAAGGGCCGCTTCGGCTTCGATTACGCGCACCATGAGCAGCGCCTGACCACGCCGCTGATCCGCAAGCCCGGCGTGCCCAAGGACCCGGCCGCGCTGACCGGCCGCTCCGGCGACTGGCGCGCCGTATTCCGCGAAGCGACCTGGGACGAAGCCCTGACCCTGGCGGCCGGCAAGCTCAAGGACCTGCGCGACGGTCATGGCAAGAAGGCGCTGGCCGGCTTCGGCTCGGCCAAGGGCAGCAATGAGGAGGCGTATCTGTTCCAGAAGCTGGTGCGCACCGGCTTTGGCAGCAACAACGTGGACCACTGCACGCGCCTGTGCCACGCCTCCAGCGTCGCGGCCCTGCTCGAAGGAGTCGGTTCCGGCGCGGTCAGCAATCAGGTCAGCGATGTGGCCCTTGCCGGGCTGATTCTGGTGATCGGCTCGAATCCGACGGCCAACCATCCGGTGGCGGCCACCTGGATGAAGAACGCGGCCAAGAACGGCACCAAAATCGTGCTGGCGGACCCGCGCGTCACCGACCTCGGCAAGCATGCCTGGCGCACCCTGCAGTTCAAGGCCGACACCGACGTGGCGATGCTCAACGCGCTGATCCACACGGTGATCGAGGAGGGGCTGGTGGACGAGGAGTTCATCCGCACGCGCGCCAGCAATTTCGAGGCTTTGCGGGATAACGTCAAGGGCTACAGCCCGGAGGCGATGGCGCCGATCTGCGGCATTCCGGCGCAGACCCTGCGCGAGGTCGCGCGCGAATATGCGAGGCCGAGTGGCACCAGGAAGGGCGCCATGATCCTGTGGGGCATGGGCATCAGCCAGCACGTGCACGGCACCGACAACGCGCGCTGCCTGATCGCCCTGGCCAGCGTCACCGGCCAGATTGGCAAGCCCGGCACGGGCCTGCATCCGCTGCGCGGCCAGAACAACGTGCAGGGCGCCAGCGACGCGGGCCTGATCCCGATGATGTTCCCCAACTACCAGCTGGTTTCCGACCGGGCGGCGCACCAGTGGTTCGAAAACTTCTGGGGCCAGCCGCTCGACGACCAGCCCGGCTATACGGTGGTGGAAATCATGCACAAGGTGCTGGCCCCCGAGAGCGATCCGCACAAGATTCGCGGCATGTACATCATGGGTGAGAACCCCGCCATGAGCGACCCGGACCTGAACCACGCGCGCCATGCGCTGGCCAGTCTTGAGCATCTGGTGGTGCAGGACATTTTCATGACCGAGACAGCCTGGCTGGCCGATGTGGTGCTGCCTGCCACCGCCTGGCCCGAGAAGACCGGCACCGTCAGCAACACTGACCGCATGGTGCAGCTCGGCCGCCAGGCGATCGAGCCGCCGGGTGACGCCAGGCCCGACCTGTGGATCATCCAGCAGATCGCCAACCGCATGGGGCTGAACTGGAACTACGTTGACGCCGGGCCGCCCCCAGGCGCCGTGGCCCCCTCGGGGGGCAGCGCAGCACACGCAGTGGCAAGCGTGGGGGCATCAAGCTCTGGCGAGCACAGCGGCGTAGCGGCGGTCTATGAAGAAATGCGCCAGGCCATGCATGCGGCAATCAGCGGCATCACCTGGGAGCGGCTGCAGCGCGAGTCGAGCGTGACCTACCCGTGCCAGGGCGCCGACGACCCGGGCCAGCCCACGGTGTTCATCGACCGCTTCGACACACCCGATGGCCGGGTCAAGCTGGTGCCCGCCGACATCATCCCGGCCAACGAGCGGCCCGATGCCGACTACCCGTTTGTGCTGATCACCGGCCGGCAGCTGGAGCACTGGCACACCGGCAGCATGACGCGCCGCGCCAGCGTGCTGGACGCGATCGAGCCGATGGCGACCGCCTCGATGTGCGGCGCCGACCTGACGGCGCTCCGCCTGCAGGCGGGGGACGTGATCACTGTCCAGTCGCGGCGCGGCGCGGTGGCCCTGCATGTGCGGCGCGACGACGGCACGCCCCAGGGTGCCGTGTTCATTCCATTCGCCTACTACGAGGCGGCGGCCAACCTCATGACCAACGCGGCGCTGGACCCGGTCGGGAAAATCCCCGAATTCAAATACTGCGCGGTGGCGGTTCGCCGCGGCGGGGATGTGGCTGCCGTCGCCGGCTACGGGACCGGCGCGCTGGCCTGA
- a CDS encoding 4Fe-4S binding protein, which produces MPTLICDCNQTMPLASKTLGAALHEELTLHSTLCRREAGAFQKAIQSGEDVVVACTQEKRLFAELGEQTEGASSVIRFVNIRETGGWSRDAASAMPKIAALLAAAHLPEPEPVPTVTFKSAGRLLIIGPLDAAERAASLLGDVLNVTLFTQGAGSSGGAQERRYPVLSGRIDGLSGWLGAFELQWLQSNPIDLDLCTRCNACLVACPEQAIGLDYQIDSEVCKSHRDCVKVCQVAGAIDFSRKPEALSETFDLVLDLRDRAATPTFTQHALPQGYFRLAPTLDDLPALLKLRELVGEFEKPKFFNYKQKLCAHSRNETVGCNACIDICSALAITSDKSRQQIKVNPNLCVGCGACTTVCPTGAITYAYPRASDQGVKFKTLLSTYAKAGGKDPVLLLHSQERGQALVGQLGRAAQLKKAHGVPANVIPVALWHTISVGLDVWLGAIAFGAAQVVVLTTDEEAPQYLEGLKVQMAVAQTILNGMGYSGTHLKLLHAGTPAELDAALQALARTRQHVPKAAARFAVAQEKRSTLELALDHLLAHAPQPPESIALPAKGSPFGSVQVNKDSCTLCLSCVSACPASALQDNPELPQLRFIEKNCVQCGLCVTTCPENAITLQPRLLLSPQRKEARVLNETPPYACVRCGKPFGTLKAIEAMLGKLSGHSMFQGAALERLKMCGDCRVIDIYSAENESKITDL; this is translated from the coding sequence ATGCCGACACTCATTTGCGATTGCAACCAGACGATGCCGCTGGCGTCGAAGACCCTCGGCGCGGCGCTTCATGAAGAGCTGACGCTTCACTCCACCCTGTGCCGTCGCGAGGCGGGCGCGTTCCAGAAGGCCATTCAGAGCGGCGAAGATGTGGTGGTGGCCTGCACCCAGGAAAAGCGCCTGTTCGCGGAACTGGGCGAACAGACCGAAGGGGCGAGCTCCGTCATCCGCTTCGTCAACATCCGCGAGACCGGCGGCTGGAGCCGCGATGCTGCCAGCGCCATGCCCAAAATCGCGGCCTTGCTGGCGGCCGCGCACCTGCCCGAGCCCGAGCCAGTCCCCACCGTCACCTTCAAGAGCGCAGGGCGTCTGCTCATCATCGGCCCGCTAGATGCAGCGGAGCGTGCCGCGAGCCTGCTTGGCGACGTGCTGAATGTGACCTTGTTTACGCAGGGCGCGGGTAGCTCGGGCGGCGCGCAGGAGCGCCGCTACCCGGTGCTGAGCGGGCGCATTGACGGCTTGAGCGGCTGGCTCGGCGCGTTTGAACTCCAATGGCTGCAGAGCAACCCGATCGATCTGGATCTGTGCACGCGCTGCAATGCCTGCCTGGTCGCATGCCCGGAACAGGCCATCGGTCTGGACTATCAAATTGATAGCGAGGTGTGCAAATCCCACCGGGACTGTGTCAAGGTTTGCCAGGTGGCCGGGGCCATCGACTTCAGCCGCAAGCCTGAGGCCTTGAGCGAAACCTTCGACCTGGTGCTCGATCTGCGCGATCGGGCCGCGACCCCGACCTTTACCCAGCATGCGTTGCCGCAGGGTTATTTCCGCCTGGCTCCGACCCTGGATGACTTGCCGGCCCTGCTCAAGCTGCGTGAGCTGGTCGGCGAATTCGAGAAGCCGAAGTTTTTCAACTACAAGCAAAAGCTGTGCGCGCACAGCCGCAACGAAACCGTGGGTTGCAACGCCTGCATCGACATCTGTTCGGCGCTGGCCATTACGAGCGACAAATCGCGCCAGCAGATCAAGGTCAACCCGAATCTTTGCGTGGGCTGTGGCGCCTGCACCACCGTGTGCCCCACCGGCGCCATCACCTATGCCTACCCGCGCGCCAGCGATCAGGGTGTCAAATTCAAGACGCTGCTGTCCACCTACGCGAAGGCCGGTGGCAAGGACCCCGTGCTGTTGTTGCACAGCCAGGAGCGCGGGCAGGCGCTGGTCGGGCAGTTGGGGCGCGCTGCGCAGCTCAAGAAGGCGCACGGGGTGCCGGCCAACGTGATTCCGGTCGCGCTGTGGCACACCATCAGTGTGGGGCTGGACGTGTGGCTCGGCGCCATCGCCTTCGGTGCGGCGCAGGTGGTGGTCCTCACGACCGATGAAGAAGCGCCCCAGTATCTGGAGGGGTTGAAGGTGCAGATGGCCGTGGCGCAAACCATCCTGAACGGCATGGGCTACAGCGGCACTCACCTGAAGCTGCTGCATGCCGGTACGCCAGCAGAGCTTGACGCGGCGCTGCAGGCACTGGCCCGGACCCGCCAGCATGTGCCGAAGGCGGCGGCGCGGTTTGCGGTGGCGCAGGAAAAGCGCAGCACGCTGGAGCTGGCGCTGGACCACTTGCTGGCACACGCGCCGCAGCCACCCGAGTCGATAGCGCTGCCGGCAAAGGGCTCGCCGTTCGGCTCGGTGCAAGTCAACAAGGACAGCTGCACCCTGTGCCTGAGCTGCGTCAGCGCCTGCCCGGCCAGCGCCTTGCAGGACAACCCAGAGCTGCCGCAACTGCGCTTCATCGAGAAGAATTGCGTGCAGTGCGGCCTGTGCGTCACGACCTGTCCCGAGAATGCCATCACCCTGCAGCCGCGCCTGCTCTTGAGCCCGCAGCGCAAGGAGGCACGCGTGCTCAACGAGACCCCGCCCTACGCCTGTGTGCGCTGTGGCAAGCCGTTTGGCACGCTCAAGGCGATTGAGGCCATGCTGGGCAAGCTCTCGGGCCATTCCATGTTCCAGGGAGCGGCACTGGAGCGGCTCAAGATGTGCGGCGACTGCCGGGTGATCGACATTTACTCGGCCGAGAACGAATCAAAAATTACCGACCTATGA
- a CDS encoding DUF3305 domain-containing protein: MSVARPTVEVAVVMRRERIEGVMSRWQTWRWVLDDVLAQEPGFGQAPRLLYKNDSEERWLHPGYKVELFTDDAEGYYLNGTTGAPCWFVLWRMEETAAIADEPIARPEVVTLSYHDAGRWLDAQENVEQVPAPKPVIEWMMAFVHEHYVQEPKRRKRPESFRTLTDRFGNPASVTTEKKRGGGQEGAS, from the coding sequence ATGAGCGTCGCCCGTCCCACCGTTGAAGTAGCCGTTGTCATGCGCAGGGAGCGCATCGAAGGCGTTATGAGCCGCTGGCAGACGTGGCGCTGGGTGCTGGACGATGTGCTGGCGCAGGAGCCCGGTTTTGGCCAGGCGCCCCGCCTTCTCTATAAAAATGATAGCGAAGAGCGCTGGCTGCATCCGGGCTACAAGGTCGAATTGTTCACAGATGATGCCGAGGGCTACTACCTGAACGGCACCACAGGGGCGCCCTGCTGGTTTGTGCTGTGGCGCATGGAAGAGACGGCCGCCATTGCCGACGAGCCAATCGCCAGGCCCGAAGTGGTGACGCTGAGCTACCACGATGCGGGCCGCTGGCTGGACGCGCAGGAAAACGTGGAGCAGGTGCCGGCGCCCAAGCCCGTGATCGAGTGGATGATGGCTTTTGTCCACGAGCATTACGTGCAGGAACCGAAACGCCGCAAGCGGCCCGAGAGCTTCAGGACATTGACCGATCGTTTCGGCAATCCGGCCTCGGTCACGACGGAAAAGAAGCGCGGCGGCGGTCAGGAGGGCGCGTCGTGA